The proteins below are encoded in one region of Caballeronia sp. SL2Y3:
- a CDS encoding MFS transporter: protein MNSAIPATRVNYWAVVSVLLGTFLGNLDSSIANVALPTIAHNLSRSAADTVWVVTAYQLAVAVSVLPLAALGEMLGFRRVFLWGFVVFTLASIGCALAPTLPLLVAARAIQGVGGACMSTIVPALLRQVYPPKLVGRGIALLGLTVALSAALGPTVAAGILSVAGWRWLFAVNVPLGIVGLGLASTMLPPGTPNAARRFDFAGATLSALAIALFILGVGGLGAGEGAGEGHVQLRALPLVEIACACIAGFALIRHQRGRPAPLVPLDLLRIPILSLSSLTSICSYVAQTLAYLALPFMLQHQFARSATTTGLLVTPWPLVIVFVAPLAGRLSDRHAPGLIGGLGLGIMAIGLCLLIGLPASPSNVDIAWRVAVCGIGFGFFQTPNNRIMLTSAPHERSGAAGGLMTMARMIGLSLGAALAAVAFGIDGQRGAQVSLVGAAAAAVIGVAVGIVRVLRTRERAVRR, encoded by the coding sequence ATGAACAGCGCAATACCCGCCACCCGCGTCAATTACTGGGCAGTCGTCTCCGTGCTGCTCGGAACGTTCCTCGGCAACCTCGATTCGTCGATCGCGAACGTCGCGTTGCCGACCATTGCGCACAACCTTTCGCGCAGCGCCGCCGATACCGTCTGGGTCGTCACCGCGTATCAGCTCGCGGTCGCCGTCTCGGTGCTGCCGCTCGCCGCGCTCGGCGAAATGCTCGGCTTTCGGCGCGTGTTCCTGTGGGGCTTCGTCGTCTTCACGCTTGCGTCGATAGGCTGCGCGCTCGCGCCGACGCTGCCGCTCCTGGTCGCCGCTCGCGCGATTCAGGGCGTGGGCGGCGCGTGCATGTCGACCATCGTGCCCGCGCTGCTGCGGCAGGTCTATCCGCCGAAGCTCGTCGGGCGCGGCATCGCGCTGCTCGGCTTGACCGTGGCGCTCTCGGCGGCGCTCGGGCCGACAGTCGCGGCGGGGATCCTCTCGGTCGCCGGATGGCGCTGGCTCTTCGCGGTGAACGTGCCGCTCGGCATCGTCGGGCTCGGTCTCGCCAGCACGATGCTGCCGCCCGGCACGCCGAACGCCGCGCGCCGCTTCGACTTCGCGGGCGCGACGCTCAGCGCGCTCGCCATCGCGCTCTTCATCCTGGGCGTGGGCGGGCTCGGCGCGGGCGAGGGCGCGGGCGAGGGTCATGTGCAACTGCGGGCGCTGCCTCTCGTCGAGATCGCGTGCGCGTGCATCGCCGGTTTCGCGCTCATCCGCCATCAACGCGGACGGCCCGCGCCGCTCGTGCCGCTGGATCTGCTGCGCATTCCCATTCTCTCGCTGTCCTCGCTGACGTCCATCTGCTCCTACGTGGCGCAGACGCTTGCCTATCTGGCGCTGCCGTTCATGCTGCAACACCAGTTCGCCCGCAGCGCGACGACAACCGGGCTGCTCGTCACGCCGTGGCCGCTCGTGATCGTGTTCGTCGCGCCGCTCGCCGGTCGCCTGTCGGACCGGCACGCGCCGGGGCTGATAGGCGGCTTGGGGCTTGGCATCATGGCAATCGGGCTATGCCTTTTGATCGGGCTGCCGGCATCGCCTTCGAATGTGGACATCGCGTGGCGCGTCGCGGTGTGCGGCATCGGATTCGGCTTCTTTCAGACGCCGAACAATCGCATCATGCTGACGTCGGCGCCGCACGAACGCAGCGGCGCGGCGGGCGGCCTGATGACGATGGCGCGCATGATCGGCCTTTCGCTGGGCGCGGCGCTGGCGGCGGTTGCATTCGGGATCGATGGACAGCGCGGCGCACAGGTGTCCCTCGTCGGCGCGGCGGCAGCGGCTGTGATTGGCGTCGCGGTAGGCATCGTGCGCGTGCTGCGCACACGCGAGCGCGCCGTGCGTCGTTAG
- a CDS encoding carbamoyltransferase C-terminal domain-containing protein, whose amino-acid sequence MYTLGINAVYHDSAAALVRDGVVIAAAEDERFTHVKHAKRPVPFSTWQLPFDAIDYCLKEAGIELADIDHVAYSYDPHLFSGMPKQAKATIALPFMPSEHVSGNPSESPWDPLFLSYIVNARGQLLDGAPHHLKKRFASGGRAPRFEWHNVDHHLSHEASAFLAAPYENTAVLTMDGRGEGVTTSLGQFVDGEYKRLKQVELPHSLGLLYEAVTDYLGFLHSSDEYKVMALASFGKPAYVDQFREIVKYRNDGSYTVDAPRLVERFGPRRERGGPLTQHHYDIAHSLQVVLEETALDLARWLHERTGLKHLAMAGGVALNCVMNARLRDRGPFEDIWVQPAAGDAGTALGAALWTDYQERVKQGDSSRRWHMNHAYLGPRYEDDEIEQFLKWSKTPYRRLNDIASETAEILASNRVIGWYQGRTEFGPRALGARSILASPIDPSMQARLNEIKDREDFRPVAPVVMEEHAADWFVDARVAPFMLFVFDVREDMKTRIPAVTHIDGTARVQTVNRSQHPLYYDLLAAFKARTGVPVLVNTSFNTRGEPMVNSPRDALESFWTSPLDALVIGPFLIEKPGVRA is encoded by the coding sequence ATGTACACACTCGGAATCAATGCGGTCTATCACGACAGCGCGGCGGCGCTGGTTCGCGACGGCGTCGTGATCGCGGCGGCGGAAGACGAGCGTTTCACGCATGTGAAGCATGCGAAGCGCCCCGTGCCCTTCTCGACGTGGCAGCTTCCTTTCGATGCCATCGACTATTGCCTGAAGGAAGCCGGCATCGAACTCGCGGATATCGACCATGTAGCGTATTCGTACGATCCGCATCTGTTCTCGGGCATGCCCAAGCAGGCGAAAGCGACCATCGCCCTGCCCTTCATGCCGTCGGAACATGTGAGCGGCAACCCGTCGGAATCGCCGTGGGACCCGCTTTTCCTCAGCTATATCGTCAATGCGCGCGGCCAGTTGCTCGACGGCGCGCCGCATCATCTGAAGAAACGTTTCGCAAGCGGCGGACGCGCGCCGCGCTTCGAGTGGCACAACGTCGATCACCATCTGTCGCACGAAGCAAGCGCGTTTCTCGCGGCGCCGTATGAAAACACTGCGGTGCTCACGATGGACGGCCGCGGTGAAGGCGTGACGACGAGTCTCGGTCAGTTCGTCGATGGCGAGTACAAGCGTCTCAAGCAAGTGGAACTGCCGCATTCGCTGGGCTTGCTCTACGAAGCCGTGACGGACTATCTCGGCTTCCTTCACTCGTCGGACGAGTACAAGGTCATGGCGCTCGCCTCCTTCGGCAAGCCCGCATACGTCGATCAGTTCCGCGAGATCGTGAAGTATCGCAACGACGGCAGCTATACCGTGGATGCGCCGCGTCTTGTCGAGCGCTTCGGCCCGCGACGCGAACGCGGCGGTCCGCTCACGCAGCATCACTACGACATCGCGCATTCGCTGCAAGTGGTGCTCGAAGAAACGGCGCTGGATCTCGCGCGCTGGCTGCATGAACGCACCGGCCTCAAGCATCTCGCGATGGCAGGCGGCGTCGCGCTCAACTGCGTGATGAACGCGCGTCTGCGTGATCGCGGTCCGTTCGAAGACATCTGGGTTCAGCCCGCTGCGGGCGATGCGGGCACCGCGCTCGGCGCGGCGCTGTGGACCGACTATCAGGAGCGCGTGAAGCAAGGCGATAGCAGCCGCCGCTGGCATATGAATCACGCGTATCTCGGCCCGCGTTATGAAGACGACGAGATCGAGCAGTTCCTCAAGTGGTCGAAGACGCCGTATCGCCGGCTGAACGACATTGCGAGCGAAACCGCCGAGATTCTGGCGTCCAATCGCGTGATCGGCTGGTACCAGGGACGCACGGAGTTCGGTCCGCGCGCGCTCGGCGCCCGCTCGATTCTCGCGTCGCCGATCGATCCGTCCATGCAGGCGCGCCTGAACGAGATCAAAGACCGCGAAGACTTTCGCCCTGTTGCGCCTGTCGTGATGGAAGAACATGCTGCGGACTGGTTCGTCGATGCACGCGTCGCGCCGTTCATGCTCTTCGTATTCGATGTGCGCGAGGACATGAAGACGCGCATTCCGGCGGTGACGCATATCGACGGCACCGCTCGCGTGCAGACCGTGAACCGCTCGCAGCATCCGCTCTATTACGACTTGCTCGCCGCATTCAAGGCGCGTACGGGCGTGCCGGTGCTCGTGAATACGTCGTTCAATACGCGCGGCGAGCCGATGGTCAATTCGCCGCGCGATGCGCTCGAATCGTTCTGGACCTCGCCCCTCGATGCGCTCGTGATCGGGCCGTTCCTGATCGAAAAGCCGGGAGTGCGTGCATGA
- a CDS encoding glycosyltransferase family 2 protein produces the protein MSTIAGSFPYDGAKDASTQRNPGAASGAAFDVSVVVPTYRRPDMLERCLRAIIAQDYDKTRFEIIVCDDGPDEATRSRVTALAREFDEAPRIRYVPVTATQGPAGARNAGWRASGAPLIAFTDDDTIPDPHWLAAGVAALRAGADAVSGRIVVPLGPRPTDYEQDAAGLSRAEFATANTFVTRPALARVDGFDARFTSAWREDSDLQFELMRIGARIVRSHDAMVLHPVRPARWGVSLSQQKKSQFDALLYKKHRSLFKTRIRSLPPLLYYAIIVAVVVAVFALANGNNKLAGVCLADWLGMTAWFCFKRLKSTALTPSHVLEMAWTSLWIPFLSVYWRIYGAVKFRVVFI, from the coding sequence ATGAGCACGATTGCAGGCTCGTTTCCCTACGACGGCGCGAAGGACGCGTCCACGCAGCGCAATCCGGGCGCAGCGTCGGGCGCGGCCTTCGACGTGTCGGTGGTCGTGCCGACGTATCGGCGGCCCGACATGCTGGAACGCTGTCTGCGCGCGATCATCGCGCAGGACTATGACAAGACGCGCTTCGAGATCATCGTGTGCGATGACGGTCCCGATGAAGCCACGCGCTCACGCGTGACCGCGCTCGCACGCGAGTTCGACGAAGCGCCCCGCATCCGCTATGTACCCGTCACCGCGACGCAAGGCCCGGCGGGCGCTCGCAACGCGGGATGGCGCGCGTCGGGCGCGCCGCTGATCGCGTTCACCGACGACGACACGATCCCCGATCCGCATTGGCTCGCAGCAGGCGTCGCCGCGTTGCGAGCGGGCGCGGACGCCGTATCGGGACGTATCGTGGTGCCGCTCGGCCCGCGTCCGACCGACTACGAACAAGACGCAGCCGGTCTTTCTCGCGCGGAATTCGCGACGGCTAATACGTTCGTGACGCGCCCGGCGCTCGCACGCGTGGACGGCTTCGATGCGCGCTTCACGTCGGCGTGGCGCGAAGACTCGGACCTTCAATTCGAACTGATGCGCATCGGCGCGCGCATCGTGCGGTCGCACGATGCAATGGTTCTGCATCCGGTGCGGCCGGCGCGCTGGGGCGTGAGCCTGTCGCAGCAGAAGAAAAGCCAGTTCGATGCGCTGCTCTACAAGAAGCATCGGTCGCTCTTCAAGACACGCATTCGCAGCCTGCCGCCGCTGCTCTATTACGCGATCATCGTCGCGGTAGTCGTGGCCGTCTTCGCGCTCGCGAACGGCAACAACAAGCTCGCGGGCGTGTGCCTCGCGGACTGGCTCGGCATGACCGCATGGTTCTGCTTCAAGCGCCTGAAGTCGACCGCGCTGACGCCGTCGCACGTGCTCGAAATGGCGTGGACATCGCTATGGATACCGTTTCTTTCGGTGTACTGGCGAATCTACGGCGCCGTGAAGTTCCGCGTGGTGTTCATATGA
- the waaF gene encoding lipopolysaccharide heptosyltransferase II, translating to MKRDPSRANDIAITLQPANAHARAPAVAPQRVWGADVRRILCIRLDNLGDVLMTTPALHALKHVYPGRHLTLLASRWGAQAARFIDDIDDVIEYDAPWVKHDKPMDASGDLAMCERLASLGFDAAVIFTVYSQNPLPAAMFCHLAKIPLRLAHCRENPYGLLTDWVAEREPQEGTRHEVERQLALVGSVGATHADTRMRFALRAEDEASLARKLDERGIDLDAPFFVMHPGATAASRRYPPERFAQAARVLAERTGWPVLVTGSASEAPLCDIVSAGDTRVVSLAGALGLGELAALIAHARVLVSNNSGPVHIASALDAPVVDLYALTNPQHMPWQTPHRVLYRDVPCRWCYRSVCPEGHHACLLGVSVDEVVDAALSLLDARTEQHPAHLTLP from the coding sequence ATGAAGCGCGATCCGTCACGGGCGAACGATATCGCCATTACTCTTCAGCCCGCGAACGCGCACGCACGCGCGCCGGCCGTCGCGCCTCAACGCGTATGGGGCGCGGACGTGCGGCGCATTCTCTGCATTCGCCTCGATAATCTCGGCGACGTGCTGATGACGACGCCCGCGCTGCATGCGCTGAAACACGTGTATCCGGGACGGCATCTTACGTTGCTCGCATCGCGTTGGGGCGCGCAGGCGGCGCGTTTCATCGACGATATCGACGACGTGATCGAATACGATGCGCCTTGGGTCAAGCATGACAAGCCGATGGATGCGAGCGGAGACCTCGCGATGTGCGAGCGGCTGGCATCGCTCGGCTTCGATGCCGCCGTCATCTTCACGGTCTATAGCCAGAATCCGCTTCCCGCAGCGATGTTTTGCCATCTGGCGAAGATTCCCCTGCGCCTTGCGCATTGCCGCGAAAATCCATACGGCCTCCTAACGGACTGGGTCGCGGAACGTGAACCGCAGGAGGGCACGCGACACGAAGTCGAGCGGCAGCTTGCGCTCGTCGGGAGCGTCGGCGCAACCCACGCGGATACGCGCATGCGCTTTGCGTTGCGCGCCGAAGACGAGGCATCGCTTGCGCGCAAGCTCGACGAACGCGGTATCGATCTCGACGCGCCCTTCTTTGTCATGCATCCCGGCGCGACCGCCGCATCGCGGCGCTATCCGCCCGAGCGATTCGCGCAGGCCGCACGCGTGCTCGCTGAAAGAACCGGCTGGCCCGTGCTCGTGACCGGCTCGGCGAGCGAAGCGCCGTTGTGCGACATCGTCAGCGCGGGCGATACGCGCGTCGTGAGTCTCGCGGGGGCGCTGGGACTGGGCGAGCTTGCGGCACTGATCGCCCATGCGCGCGTGCTCGTTTCCAACAACAGCGGTCCCGTGCATATCGCGTCGGCGCTTGACGCGCCGGTCGTCGATCTGTATGCGCTCACCAATCCGCAGCATATGCCGTGGCAAACGCCGCATCGCGTGCTGTACCGCGATGTGCCCTGCCGCTGGTGCTATCGCAGCGTGTGTCCCGAAGGGCATCACGCGTGTCTGCTCGGCGTGAGCGTCGATGAAGTCGTCGATGCTGCGCTGTCCTTACTCGATGCCCGCACCGAACAACATCCTGCTCATCTGACACTACCCTGA
- a CDS encoding PIG-L deacetylase family protein has product MIDVPRKTLLISPHLDDAVFGCGASLAGASDVLVCTVFTGCPAADASTDWDAQCGFSDAKQAMLARIEEDNRALGMLGATPLHLGFLDSQYVPFAPEADKPTRATLTQAFLDAIEEHRPEALLIPLGLFHSDHALVHEAACDAWLRHPELPCIAYEEALYRRQRALLQQRLADLMQRGIDATPLNARLPEHGEAARREGLKREAVAAYTSQLKAFGPNGYDDVFLPERFWTLEPAEKRA; this is encoded by the coding sequence ATGATCGACGTCCCGCGCAAAACGCTGCTCATTTCTCCCCATCTCGACGACGCCGTGTTCGGCTGCGGCGCGTCGCTCGCCGGCGCATCGGACGTGCTCGTCTGCACGGTGTTCACGGGTTGCCCCGCTGCCGATGCCAGCACGGACTGGGACGCCCAGTGCGGCTTTTCGGACGCGAAGCAGGCGATGCTCGCGCGCATCGAAGAAGACAACCGCGCGCTCGGGATGCTCGGCGCGACGCCGCTGCATCTAGGCTTTCTCGACTCGCAATACGTTCCTTTCGCGCCCGAGGCCGACAAGCCCACGCGCGCGACGTTGACGCAGGCATTTCTCGACGCGATTGAAGAGCACCGCCCCGAAGCGCTGTTGATTCCGCTCGGGCTTTTTCATTCGGATCACGCGCTCGTGCATGAAGCCGCGTGCGATGCATGGTTGCGCCATCCCGAGTTGCCATGCATCGCGTACGAGGAGGCGCTGTATCGACGCCAGCGCGCGCTCTTGCAGCAGCGGCTCGCGGACTTGATGCAACGCGGCATCGACGCCACGCCGCTCAATGCGCGTCTTCCCGAGCATGGGGAAGCAGCGCGCCGCGAAGGGTTGAAGCGCGAAGCCGTGGCCGCGTACACGAGCCAATTGAAGGCGTTCGGCCCGAACGGATACGACGACGTATTCCTGCCCGAGCGTTTCTGGACCCTCGAACCCGCGGAGAAGCGCGCATGA
- a CDS encoding glycosyltransferase family 1 protein yields the protein MKIALISEHASPLAVAGGVDSGGQNIYVAHVARQLARNGHQVDVFTRRDRSLLPLVSRFEGIRGIRVINVPAGPPVQLAKEQLLPHMDEFARYMIGFFKKQATPYHVVHANFFMSGLVGMRMKEALGVPLVTTFHALGRVRRIHQGAGDGFPDERFEIEDALVRESDSVIAECPQDEADLVSLYHAQRERIDLVPCGFDSTEFHPMKKAEARERLGWPQDRFIVLQLGRMVPRKGIDNVVRGIGLCNRELNEDAHLYVIGGNSDEANEIATPEIGRLRGIAQECGVADKVNFLGRHGRQRLKTFYNAADVFVTTPWYEPFGITPLEAMACGRPVIGADVGGIRYSVAHEETGLLVPPKDPRALAHALATLKRDPARAERMGAAGLERARAMFTWSGVAQSLERVYARVAGVDIAQDLDSRRAAYGSATA from the coding sequence GTGAAGATCGCACTTATCAGTGAGCATGCGTCGCCTCTAGCGGTAGCGGGCGGGGTCGATAGCGGCGGGCAGAACATCTACGTCGCGCACGTCGCGCGGCAGCTCGCACGCAACGGCCATCAAGTGGATGTCTTCACGCGCCGCGACCGTTCTCTCTTGCCGCTGGTGTCGCGTTTCGAAGGCATACGCGGGATTCGCGTCATCAATGTGCCTGCGGGTCCGCCGGTGCAACTGGCGAAGGAGCAGCTTCTTCCGCACATGGACGAGTTCGCTCGCTACATGATCGGCTTCTTCAAGAAGCAGGCGACGCCTTATCACGTCGTGCATGCGAACTTCTTCATGTCGGGACTCGTCGGCATGCGCATGAAGGAAGCGCTGGGCGTGCCGCTCGTCACGACGTTTCATGCGCTCGGCCGCGTGCGGCGCATTCATCAAGGCGCGGGCGACGGCTTCCCCGATGAACGCTTCGAGATCGAAGACGCGCTCGTGCGCGAATCGGATTCGGTGATCGCGGAATGCCCGCAAGACGAAGCGGACCTCGTGTCGCTGTATCACGCCCAGCGCGAACGCATCGATCTCGTGCCGTGCGGCTTCGACAGCACCGAGTTCCATCCGATGAAGAAGGCCGAAGCGCGTGAACGTCTCGGCTGGCCGCAGGACCGCTTCATCGTGCTGCAACTCGGACGCATGGTGCCGCGCAAGGGCATCGACAACGTGGTGCGCGGCATCGGCCTCTGCAATCGCGAGCTGAACGAAGACGCGCATCTGTATGTGATCGGCGGCAACTCCGATGAAGCGAATGAGATCGCGACGCCGGAAATCGGCCGTCTGCGCGGCATTGCGCAGGAATGCGGCGTGGCCGACAAGGTGAACTTCCTCGGCCGTCATGGAAGGCAACGCCTCAAGACTTTCTATAACGCAGCCGATGTGTTCGTGACGACGCCTTGGTACGAGCCTTTCGGCATCACGCCGCTCGAAGCCATGGCATGCGGCAGGCCGGTCATCGGCGCGGACGTGGGCGGCATTCGCTATTCGGTGGCGCACGAGGAAACAGGTCTGCTCGTGCCGCCGAAGGACCCGCGCGCACTCGCCCATGCCCTCGCCACTTTGAAGCGCGACCCCGCGCGCGCCGAACGCATGGGCGCAGCGGGCCTCGAACGCGCGCGCGCCATGTTCACATGGTCCGGCGTCGCGCAGTCGCTCGAACGCGTCTATGCGCGCGTGGCGGGCGTGGATATCGCGCAGGACCTCGACAGCCGGCGCGCCGCATACGGCAGCGCCACCGCATGA
- a CDS encoding glycosyltransferase family 9 protein produces the protein MKPENVERIAIFRALQLGDMLCCVPAMRALRRAYPNAHIALIGLPWAHSFVERYAHLVDELILFPGAVGFPEQEETDAHLPAFYDAMRARRFDLAIQLHGSGGVANDIVEAMHARVNAGFLKPDEAPRAGVFIPWPDALQEVARYNALMQALGIDAHDTQLEIPLTQQDTRECDELIERYGLDTARLVLVHAGAQLPSRRWPAERFAQVAAALASDGWQVALTGSAGEAAITASIANTPGVHAIDLTGKTSLGGLAALVARARLIVCNDTGLSHVAAAMRTKSVVIASGSDTQRWAPLDHERHRVLADYPPCRPCSFRECPYGHPCALNVSVAQVLDVARLQLPVEKLETDAHC, from the coding sequence ATGAAACCGGAGAACGTCGAGCGCATTGCGATCTTCCGCGCGCTTCAGCTCGGCGACATGCTGTGCTGCGTGCCCGCGATGCGCGCCCTGCGCCGCGCTTATCCGAATGCGCATATCGCACTGATCGGCTTGCCCTGGGCGCATAGTTTCGTCGAACGTTATGCGCATCTCGTCGATGAATTGATCCTGTTTCCGGGCGCCGTCGGCTTTCCGGAGCAGGAAGAAACGGACGCGCACCTCCCCGCCTTCTACGACGCCATGCGCGCGCGCCGCTTCGATCTCGCTATCCAGTTGCACGGCAGCGGCGGCGTGGCGAACGATATCGTCGAAGCGATGCACGCGCGCGTCAACGCGGGCTTTCTCAAGCCGGACGAAGCGCCGCGCGCGGGCGTCTTCATTCCGTGGCCCGACGCGTTGCAGGAAGTCGCGCGCTATAACGCGCTGATGCAGGCGCTCGGTATCGATGCGCACGACACGCAGCTCGAAATCCCGCTCACGCAACAGGACACGCGCGAGTGCGATGAACTGATCGAACGATATGGCCTCGACACTGCACGACTCGTTCTCGTGCATGCCGGCGCTCAGTTGCCTTCGCGACGCTGGCCTGCGGAACGCTTCGCGCAAGTGGCAGCCGCGCTTGCGAGCGATGGCTGGCAAGTCGCGTTGACCGGCAGCGCAGGCGAAGCGGCCATCACCGCGAGCATCGCCAACACGCCCGGCGTCCATGCGATCGACCTGACCGGCAAGACATCGCTCGGCGGGCTGGCTGCGCTCGTCGCACGCGCGCGACTCATCGTGTGCAACGACACGGGGCTTTCCCATGTGGCGGCCGCGATGCGAACGAAAAGCGTCGTCATCGCATCGGGCAGCGACACGCAACGCTGGGCGCCGCTCGATCATGAAAGGCATCGCGTGCTCGCGGACTATCCGCCGTGCCGTCCGTGTTCGTTTCGCGAGTGTCCGTATGGGCATCCTTGCGCGCTCAACGTGAGCGTCGCGCAAGTGCTCGATGTCGCACGACTTCAATTGCCCGTAGAAAAACTGGAAACCGATGCCCACTGCTAA
- a CDS encoding four-helix bundle copper-binding protein, with amino-acid sequence MSDYIDCIAALDRCAAACDNCASACIAEGHLPEMEKCIRLDLDCAALCRFTSESLARDTQFMRDFCDLCARICDACADECSRHTASHCQACSDACRKCAEACRAM; translated from the coding sequence ATGAGCGACTATATCGACTGTATCGCCGCGCTGGACCGATGCGCCGCCGCTTGCGACAACTGCGCCTCGGCGTGCATTGCGGAAGGCCATCTGCCGGAGATGGAGAAGTGCATTCGTCTCGATCTCGACTGCGCGGCGCTGTGCCGCTTCACGTCGGAATCGCTTGCGCGCGACACGCAGTTCATGCGCGATTTCTGCGACCTGTGCGCGCGAATCTGCGATGCATGCGCCGACGAATGCAGCCGTCATACCGCGAGCCATTGCCAGGCGTGCAGCGACGCGTGCCGGAAGTGCGCGGAGGCTTGCCGGGCGATGTAA
- a CDS encoding HAD-IIIA family hydrolase — protein sequence MKPAVFLDKDGTLLDDVPYNVDPAKMRLAPGARDALATFARMNVPIVVISNQSGVALGKFDESALRHVERKLHELAAEAGARLAGIYWCPHHPQGTVAGYARACDCRKPAPGMIERAARELDLDVARSWFVGDILDDIEAGHRAGCRAVLIDNGNETLWQRGPLREPDATAKDMAEAARIIERAWHATELAT from the coding sequence ATGAAGCCCGCCGTTTTCCTCGATAAGGACGGCACGCTGCTCGACGACGTGCCCTATAACGTCGATCCCGCGAAGATGCGTCTTGCGCCGGGCGCACGCGATGCGCTCGCCACCTTCGCGCGCATGAATGTGCCGATTGTCGTCATCAGCAATCAGAGCGGTGTCGCGCTCGGCAAGTTCGATGAATCCGCCCTTCGGCACGTCGAACGCAAGCTGCACGAGCTTGCTGCTGAAGCGGGCGCGCGCCTCGCGGGCATCTACTGGTGTCCGCATCATCCGCAAGGCACGGTCGCAGGTTATGCGCGCGCATGCGATTGCCGCAAGCCCGCGCCGGGCATGATTGAACGGGCCGCGCGCGAACTCGACCTAGACGTGGCGCGAAGCTGGTTCGTCGGCGACATTCTCGACGATATCGAAGCAGGCCATCGCGCGGGCTGTCGCGCAGTGCTGATCGACAACGGCAACGAGACGCTGTGGCAACGCGGTCCGTTGCGTGAGCCGGATGCCACTGCCAAGGATATGGCCGAAGCCGCGCGCATCATCGAGCGTGCGTGGCATGCGACGGAGCTCGCGACATGA
- a CDS encoding glycosyltransferase family 2 protein, producing the protein MSAVPQPLQQPLARPRHDAAARLTVVVLTYNRADQVLDTLARLAALPDRIDIVVVDNASSDDTAARIAQAFPFVELVVAPSNMGAAGRNLGVAKVRTEYVAFCDDDTWWSPGSLSRATEILDAAPRVAVLSARVVVGENGDADETCERMRVSPLGANGLPGPALIGYMAGASVFRTSVYRQMGGYEPRLFIGGEESLLALDMLDHGHALVYADELVLHHHPSPIRDSALRRRLLARNAAWVAWLRLPLSEALHASMQALAVMRREGAFWRDAIQMLRGLPWALAHRRVVGAHVRIMRSIVREDDRRHARDEASNHATIPADATHTM; encoded by the coding sequence ATGAGCGCCGTCCCGCAGCCATTGCAGCAACCCTTGGCGCGCCCGCGTCACGACGCCGCCGCGCGCCTCACCGTGGTCGTGCTGACCTATAACCGCGCCGACCAGGTGCTCGACACGCTCGCAAGACTCGCGGCGCTGCCGGATCGCATCGACATCGTCGTGGTCGATAACGCCTCATCGGACGATACCGCCGCTCGCATCGCGCAAGCCTTCCCGTTCGTCGAACTGGTCGTCGCGCCGTCGAACATGGGCGCGGCGGGGCGCAATCTCGGCGTGGCGAAGGTCCGCACCGAATACGTCGCCTTCTGCGACGACGACACCTGGTGGAGCCCCGGCTCGCTCTCGCGCGCAACGGAGATCCTCGACGCCGCGCCGCGCGTCGCGGTGCTGAGCGCGCGCGTGGTCGTCGGAGAAAACGGCGATGCCGACGAAACCTGCGAGCGCATGCGCGTGAGCCCGCTCGGCGCGAACGGTCTGCCGGGGCCGGCGCTCATCGGCTATATGGCCGGCGCGAGCGTGTTTCGCACGAGCGTCTATCGACAGATGGGCGGCTATGAGCCGCGGCTCTTCATAGGCGGCGAAGAGTCGCTGCTCGCGCTCGACATGCTCGATCACGGCCACGCCCTCGTCTATGCAGACGAACTCGTGCTGCATCACCATCCTTCTCCGATACGCGATAGCGCCTTGCGCAGACGCCTGCTCGCGCGCAATGCGGCGTGGGTCGCGTGGCTGCGATTGCCGCTCTCCGAAGCCTTGCACGCGAGCATGCAGGCGCTCGCCGTCATGCGGCGCGAAGGTGCGTTCTGGCGAGATGCGATTCAGATGTTGCGTGGATTGCCCTGGGCGCTTGCACATCGGCGCGTGGTGGGCGCTCATGTGCGGATCATGCGATCGATCGTTCGCGAAGACGATCGCCGCCATGCCCGCGACGAGGCGAGCAACCACGCCACGATACCGGCAGACGCTACACACACCATGTAA